A portion of the Oncorhynchus nerka isolate Pitt River linkage group LG27, Oner_Uvic_2.0, whole genome shotgun sequence genome contains these proteins:
- the LOC115111276 gene encoding LOW QUALITY PROTEIN: sesquipedalian-1 (The sequence of the model RefSeq protein was modified relative to this genomic sequence to represent the inferred CDS: inserted 1 base in 1 codon), protein MKLNERSVAHYATCDSPPDKTGFLFKKGERNTAYHRRWLILKGNMLFYFEERESREPIGVIVLEGCTVELCESAEEFAFAIKFDCTKARVYKMAAENQAAMESWVKALSRASFDYMRLVVRELERQLEEIQEGAAGLQGRPKSSKKAGGMARSKSGASFSASHVPSTQVTGAALAQGSARSLQEEVQLPSGTSKENGVAWSKPSALVNGFGEGPHSGVPWEGNGNGXGDGFRPPPVPPRRRGASLESPVSPGTGCFSKLHDWYGKEVAELRVEWLQSH, encoded by the exons ATGAAGCTGAATGAACGTAGTGTGGCTCACTATGCCACCTGCGACTCGCCGCCAGACAAGACAGGCTTCCTCTTCAAGAAGGGGGAGCGAAACACAGCCTACCACCGGCGTTGGTTGATCCTGAAGGGCAACATGCTGTTCTACTTTGAGGAGCGTGAGAGCCGGGAACCCATCGGCGTCATCGTGTTGGAGGGCTGCACCGTAGAGCTCTGCGAGTCAGCTGAGGAGTTTGCCTTTGCCATCAAGTTTGACTGCACCAAGGCACGTGTCTACAAGATGGCGGCGGAGAACCAGGCCGCCATGGAGTCGTGGGTTAAGGCTCTGTCGCGAGCCAGCTTCGACTACATGCGGCTGGTGGTGCGGGAGTTGGAGAGGCAGCTGGAAGAAATCCAGGAGGGGGCTGCTGGGCTGCAGGGCAGGCCCAAGTCCTCCAAGAAGGCTGGGGGGATGGCACGCTCCAAATCAGGAGCATCATTCAGCGCTTCCCACGTGCCCTCTACCCAGGTTACAGGTGCAGCGCTCGCACAGGGTTCGGCTCGCAGCCTTCAGGAGGAGGTGCAGCTCCCGTCAGGCACCTCTAAAGAGAACGGGGTGGCCTGGAGCAAGCCTTCTGCTCTGGTCAATGGGTTTGGTGAGGGCCCCCACTCTGGTGTGCCGTGGGAGGGAAATGGGAATG GGGGCGATGGGTTCAGGCCTCCGCCCGTCCCTCCGCGCAGAAGGGGTGCATCTCTTGAGAGTCCTGTCTCCCCCGGGACTGGGTGCTTCTCCAAACTTCACGACTGGTACGGAAAAGAGGTGGCTGAACTGAGGGTGGAGTGGCTTCAGAGCCATTGA